Proteins from a genomic interval of uncultured Methanocorpusculum sp.:
- a CDS encoding LL-diaminopimelate aminotransferase, which yields MYAKRLDNLPPYLFAQIDALKAQKRAEGVDLIDLGVGDPDLPTPKHIVDVLCEAARDPATHHYPDYLGMLEYRQAVATWYDRRFGVKLDPKKEVLALIGSKEGIAHIPEAFVNPGDYVLVSDPGYPVYKTSTLFADGKCHPMPLLEKNDFLPDYSAIPKDVLKNAKLMFIGYPNNPTGAVASMDFFEETVDFAKDNDIIVVHDNAYSEISYDGYKSPSFLEAKGAMDVGLETHSLSKTYNMTGWRIGMCVGNAGLIEAFGRVKTNIDSGVFDAIQRASIVALTGPQDCVDQACAVYQERRDALVSGLRSLGFEVTAPKASFYVWMKVPDSVEFVAKMINEAGIVVTPGTGFGASGAGYIRFAITRPVDRIKEAIVRMNECGIRG from the coding sequence ATGTACGCAAAACGGCTTGACAACTTACCTCCGTATCTTTTCGCACAGATAGATGCATTGAAGGCACAGAAGCGTGCCGAGGGTGTTGATTTGATTGATCTTGGTGTGGGGGACCCGGATTTACCGACGCCGAAGCATATTGTTGATGTGTTATGTGAAGCCGCTAGGGATCCTGCAACACATCATTATCCAGACTACTTAGGAATGCTCGAGTACAGGCAGGCGGTCGCCACCTGGTATGACAGACGTTTCGGCGTGAAGCTCGACCCGAAAAAAGAGGTCCTCGCATTGATTGGATCCAAAGAGGGTATCGCACACATCCCCGAGGCATTCGTCAATCCGGGCGACTATGTCCTGGTATCCGATCCGGGATACCCGGTTTACAAAACCTCTACACTCTTCGCAGATGGAAAATGCCACCCGATGCCGCTTCTCGAGAAGAACGACTTCCTTCCGGACTACTCCGCTATTCCAAAGGATGTTTTGAAAAACGCAAAACTCATGTTCATCGGCTACCCGAACAACCCGACAGGTGCGGTTGCCTCCATGGACTTCTTCGAAGAGACCGTTGACTTCGCGAAAGACAACGACATCATTGTCGTTCACGACAACGCCTACTCGGAGATCTCCTATGACGGCTACAAATCTCCCTCCTTCCTCGAGGCAAAAGGCGCCATGGACGTTGGACTTGAGACCCACTCGCTTTCCAAAACCTACAACATGACCGGCTGGCGTATCGGCATGTGTGTTGGAAATGCAGGACTTATCGAGGCATTCGGCAGAGTCAAAACCAACATCGACTCGGGCGTATTCGATGCAATTCAGCGTGCATCGATCGTTGCCCTCACAGGCCCTCAGGACTGTGTCGATCAGGCATGTGCCGTGTATCAGGAACGCCGCGACGCACTGGTCTCCGGCCTTAGGTCTCTTGGTTTCGAGGTAACTGCCCCGAAAGCATCCTTCTACGTGTGGATGAAGGTACCCGACTCGGTCGAGTTCGTTGCAAAAATGATCAATGAAGCAGGAATCGTCGTGACGCCGGGAACAGGATTTGGCGCATCAGGAGCAGGATACATCCGCTTTGCCATTACCCGTCCCGTCGACAGAATCAAAGAAGCAATCGTCCGCATGAACGAATGCGGCATCAGAGGATAA
- the cas4 gene encoding CRISPR-associated protein Cas4 — MNPDDYLMLSGIQHYAFCPRQWALIHVEQLWAENSLTFSGKLMHDNADDPFFVEARGDTLVSRSIPLVSHNLKIYGIADVVEFHRSLSGVHIANRDGFWDVVPIEYKRGKKKADDCDEVQLCCQAICLEEMYETEIPAEYLYFGKTRHRTEVVFDEELRERVVSLIREMYALYENGITPAAELKKQCESCSIRDLCVPTISSRKKSVDRYLDSVIQGYSHEKTA, encoded by the coding sequence ATGAACCCGGATGACTACCTCATGTTAAGCGGGATCCAGCATTACGCCTTCTGTCCGCGTCAGTGGGCACTGATCCACGTAGAACAGCTCTGGGCGGAAAACTCACTTACTTTCTCGGGAAAACTCATGCACGACAATGCCGACGATCCCTTTTTCGTGGAGGCGCGGGGCGATACTCTCGTTTCCCGCAGCATTCCACTCGTATCCCACAATCTGAAAATCTATGGGATCGCCGATGTTGTCGAGTTTCACCGCTCGTTATCCGGGGTACATATTGCAAACAGAGACGGATTTTGGGATGTTGTCCCCATTGAATACAAACGCGGAAAGAAAAAAGCAGATGACTGCGACGAGGTCCAGCTCTGCTGTCAGGCGATCTGCCTTGAAGAGATGTACGAAACGGAAATTCCTGCTGAATATCTGTATTTTGGAAAAACCCGGCATCGAACGGAGGTGGTCTTTGACGAAGAATTACGGGAACGTGTCGTGTCTCTTATTCGGGAAATGTATGCACTCTACGAAAACGGGATCACGCCCGCTGCCGAACTGAAAAAGCAGTGTGAAAGTTGTTCGATCCGGGATCTTTGCGTTCCAACTATATCTTCACGAAAAAAATCCGTCGACCGGTATCTTGATTCGGTAATACAGGGGTATTCTCATGAGAAAACTGCGTAA
- the cas3 gene encoding CRISPR-associated helicase Cas3', with the protein MAEYYARCNEDRTKYQTLIEHLTHVSALAGTYAQTFTTRDMGEICGILHDIGKYSDDFQKRIRGENIQTDHSTAGAKTAYLLAAEQENPYSSLAYHLMSYVIAGHHGGLPNRGHANASGLYQRLQNSDPKLFSAWKTEITPTFPDLSGFFNAQTFISNDPSKLDPNEFALSIFLYTHFLYSCLIDADRTDAAEWDGYVTKGNYPTLEEFNTKLDAHMAEFKVASDLDKIRNNILTSCNTAAQTEPGIFTLNVPTGGGKTLSSLSFALKHAVKNNQSRIIYTIPFTSIIEQNAKVYTDIFGRDNIVEHHSNFVLPTGIKVEPDSPDGENKNLSLATANWDAPLILTTIVQFFESLFTSHSSRSRKVHNIANSVIILDEVQALPNEFLLPCMYALSELVKNYHCTVILCTATQPDFVENEVFPAGTSVRDIVPNYRELAEKMKRAKSSDLGYKTIDEIAALLQAEKQDLCIVNTKKHANDLYSLVKEAGDTLHLSTNMCPKHRKQVIETIRKKLENKEPCRVISTQLIEAGVDIDFPVVYRSLAGVDSINQAAGRCNREGKLPSGTVCIFTPEQKYFGAGYVKQTAEISRTLQTDDYLSLDMIAKYFSKLFDIRKDQLDNKEVLGLCRQGITVAETAFPFADISDKFKLLSDSGCAVIIPFDEEARKRIHAFSPEATRGFARMISPYCVNVRKADLDYLYNEGAVSLLGESFVVLKNQDRFYAQDTGIYISGKPEMFDYIL; encoded by the coding sequence ATGGCAGAATATTATGCACGATGTAATGAAGACAGGACGAAATACCAAACCCTTATTGAGCATTTGACACATGTATCCGCCCTTGCAGGAACATATGCACAGACCTTTACTACGCGGGACATGGGCGAAATCTGCGGGATATTACACGACATAGGCAAATACTCCGATGACTTTCAAAAACGCATCAGAGGAGAAAATATTCAGACGGACCACTCAACTGCCGGAGCGAAAACCGCCTATCTTCTTGCAGCCGAACAGGAAAATCCCTATTCATCGCTTGCATATCATCTCATGTCCTATGTGATTGCGGGACACCACGGAGGACTGCCGAACCGCGGACACGCCAACGCATCGGGCTTATATCAGCGTCTGCAGAATTCAGATCCGAAGCTATTTTCCGCATGGAAAACCGAGATCACCCCGACGTTCCCTGACCTCTCCGGGTTTTTCAATGCACAAACCTTCATCTCAAACGACCCTTCCAAACTCGATCCAAATGAATTCGCTCTCTCCATTTTTCTCTACACCCACTTTCTTTACTCCTGTCTGATCGATGCGGACAGGACCGACGCTGCAGAATGGGATGGATACGTAACGAAAGGAAACTATCCCACGCTCGAAGAATTCAATACCAAACTCGATGCACACATGGCAGAGTTCAAGGTAGCCTCCGACCTTGACAAAATCCGAAACAACATCCTCACATCCTGCAACACGGCAGCTCAAACTGAACCCGGAATCTTCACGCTCAATGTCCCAACTGGCGGAGGAAAAACGCTCTCCTCTCTCTCCTTTGCACTGAAACATGCCGTGAAAAATAATCAGAGCCGGATAATCTACACAATCCCCTTCACCTCGATCATCGAACAAAATGCCAAAGTCTATACCGATATATTCGGAAGGGACAATATCGTTGAACATCACTCGAACTTCGTTCTTCCAACAGGGATAAAAGTAGAACCTGACTCTCCGGATGGAGAAAACAAGAACCTCTCTCTAGCCACAGCAAACTGGGATGCCCCGCTGATCCTCACCACGATTGTTCAGTTTTTTGAGTCGCTCTTTACCTCTCACTCTTCCCGATCCAGAAAAGTCCACAACATTGCAAATAGTGTTATAATCTTAGATGAGGTCCAGGCTCTTCCCAACGAATTTCTCCTTCCCTGCATGTATGCCCTCTCGGAGCTCGTGAAAAATTATCACTGCACCGTTATTCTCTGCACGGCGACCCAGCCCGACTTTGTTGAGAACGAGGTTTTCCCGGCTGGCACATCTGTCAGGGATATTGTCCCAAATTATCGGGAGCTGGCAGAAAAAATGAAGCGGGCGAAATCGTCGGATCTCGGATACAAAACCATCGATGAGATCGCGGCTCTTCTCCAGGCAGAAAAACAGGACCTTTGCATCGTCAATACCAAAAAACATGCAAATGATCTCTATTCACTGGTTAAAGAGGCGGGAGATACCCTGCATTTAAGTACCAACATGTGCCCGAAGCATCGAAAACAGGTCATCGAAACGATACGGAAAAAACTCGAAAACAAAGAACCCTGCCGTGTCATCTCGACCCAGCTGATCGAAGCAGGAGTCGATATCGATTTCCCGGTCGTGTATCGGTCTTTGGCAGGAGTTGATTCGATCAATCAGGCAGCCGGAAGATGTAATCGTGAAGGAAAACTTCCAAGCGGAACCGTCTGCATCTTCACTCCCGAACAAAAGTACTTCGGTGCCGGATACGTAAAACAGACTGCAGAAATTTCCCGCACCCTGCAGACTGATGATTATCTGTCTCTCGATATGATCGCGAAATACTTCTCTAAACTCTTCGATATCCGAAAAGATCAGCTCGACAACAAAGAGGTACTCGGACTTTGCCGGCAGGGAATTACGGTCGCAGAAACGGCATTTCCTTTTGCCGATATTTCGGATAAATTCAAACTGTTATCCGACAGCGGGTGTGCGGTGATCATCCCGTTTGATGAAGAAGCACGGAAACGAATCCATGCATTTTCACCGGAAGCTACCCGCGGTTTTGCAAGAATGATCTCTCCCTACTGTGTGAATGTGAGAAAAGCAGATCTTGATTATCTGTATAACGAGGGCGCAGTATCCTTATTGGGCGAAAGCTTCGTTGTTTTGAAAAATCAAGATCGATTTTACGCACAAGACACCGGGATCTACATTTCCGGTAAACCTGAAATGTTTGATTATATTCTCTGA
- the cas8c gene encoding type I-C CRISPR-associated protein Cas8c/Csd1: MTKRRKKLIPTAERLRSAYDAYQKIIGLSEDAGLKAVIAFLKNRVEGIPLDIPVDHPVYQSGNVVFRLADEKGYIHERSEAKNAWETYCNASSSSEECGQCLVTGLLNQPLAKTHTMLKGVADANTTGCVIVGFNFPSFTSYGKTQSYNAPISEKAMFAYTTALNYLLSKNDRRIQIGDTTVVFWTDAKEDGKALSLISALLGANAPKDTDTSDTSTELQILDILKKVRSGQAVNDPEFKVKTYILGLAPNVARASIRFWYEDTLENFILKTGEHAENMDVVKSAKLKPRLVSIGDILRSITVKSSKKWWENVPSSYETALFRAVISGDMYPTSVYSAVLMRIRAEAGDDYGIDYIRVGYLKAYLRRYYQKQNMTEKMEELTVSLNQKSTDTAYSLGRLFAVMEALQQKANGTSTIRSRYFASASANPKLVFPTLLNLSQHHIAKIDGRYYDKQMEAILSGVTEFPAAFNLEDQGKFVLGYYHQREFIYTKKEDKELQEA, translated from the coding sequence ATGACAAAAAGGAGAAAAAAACTGATTCCCACGGCCGAACGTTTGCGCAGTGCGTATGATGCCTATCAGAAAATCATCGGCTTGTCCGAGGATGCCGGGCTCAAAGCAGTGATCGCATTTCTCAAAAACAGAGTAGAGGGCATCCCTCTCGATATTCCGGTAGATCACCCGGTTTATCAGAGCGGGAATGTCGTGTTCCGTCTCGCGGATGAAAAAGGATACATCCACGAGCGATCCGAAGCGAAGAACGCCTGGGAGACGTATTGCAATGCTTCTTCTTCGTCAGAAGAATGCGGACAGTGTCTGGTCACCGGACTTTTGAATCAGCCTCTTGCAAAAACGCACACTATGCTCAAAGGGGTAGCAGACGCGAATACAACCGGTTGTGTTATCGTCGGTTTCAATTTTCCATCGTTCACCTCGTATGGAAAAACCCAGAGTTATAATGCACCCATTTCTGAAAAGGCGATGTTTGCCTATACGACCGCCCTTAATTATCTTCTTTCGAAAAATGACCGCAGGATTCAGATCGGGGATACGACCGTAGTATTCTGGACAGACGCCAAAGAAGACGGAAAGGCATTATCTCTGATTTCGGCACTTCTTGGTGCAAATGCTCCAAAAGACACAGACACTTCAGACACATCGACCGAACTACAGATTCTTGACATTCTGAAAAAAGTTCGGTCCGGTCAGGCAGTGAACGATCCCGAGTTTAAGGTGAAAACGTACATCCTCGGTCTTGCTCCAAATGTTGCCCGGGCATCTATCAGATTCTGGTATGAGGACACGCTTGAGAATTTCATTCTAAAGACGGGCGAACATGCCGAGAATATGGATGTGGTAAAATCCGCGAAACTCAAACCGAGACTCGTTTCAATTGGGGATATTCTGAGAAGCATTACGGTAAAATCCAGTAAAAAATGGTGGGAGAATGTCCCATCGTCCTATGAAACCGCATTGTTTCGGGCAGTTATTTCAGGAGATATGTATCCTACATCGGTATATTCGGCTGTTTTGATGAGAATACGTGCCGAGGCAGGAGATGATTACGGTATCGATTATATTCGCGTAGGATATCTGAAAGCATACCTGAGACGGTATTATCAGAAACAGAATATGACGGAAAAAATGGAGGAGTTAACAGTGAGTTTAAATCAAAAATCAACAGATACAGCCTATTCTCTTGGAAGGCTGTTCGCTGTGATGGAGGCATTGCAGCAGAAAGCGAACGGCACATCGACCATCCGGTCACGGTATTTCGCATCGGCTTCGGCGAACCCGAAACTGGTGTTTCCAACGCTGCTGAATTTATCACAGCATCATATCGCCAAGATCGATGGAAGATATTACGACAAACAGATGGAGGCAATTTTGTCAGGCGTGACCGAATTCCCAGCGGCTTTCAATCTGGAAGATCAGGGCAAGTTTGTTCTGGGATATTATCACCAGCGCGAATTTATCTACACGAAAAAGGAAGATAAAGAATTACAGGAGGCTTGA
- a CDS encoding glycerol permease — protein MTADFIQTAISKSAKRIFTAEFTNAAAYDAIIAEITGVDNPLGLAEVELGKQTYKTYVGYFDPNTSEMNVKVQVTAYTRAEYAAAITALTGSADLKTAFGNSSTAETSEIGTEATWNVRISAKLGTDTFQISLNRDSMTVSGYADDATLAAVDAWADTKPALN, from the coding sequence ATGACAGCAGATTTCATTCAGACAGCAATCTCGAAGTCCGCAAAGCGGATCTTCACCGCAGAGTTTACGAACGCCGCCGCGTATGATGCGATAATCGCAGAAATTACCGGCGTGGATAACCCCCTCGGCCTTGCCGAAGTCGAACTCGGGAAGCAGACCTACAAGACCTATGTCGGCTACTTCGACCCGAACACTTCCGAGATGAACGTCAAGGTTCAGGTCACGGCATATACCCGTGCTGAGTATGCCGCGGCAATCACCGCCCTTACCGGCAGTGCGGATCTCAAGACCGCATTCGGGAACAGCAGTACGGCAGAGACCTCCGAGATCGGTACCGAAGCGACCTGGAACGTCCGCATTTCCGCAAAGCTTGGGACCGATACTTTCCAGATCAGCCTGAACCGCGATTCGATGACCGTCTCCGGCTATGCCGACGACGCCACCCTTGCAGCGGTCGATGCCTGGGCAGACACCAAGCCGGCCCTGAACTAA
- the cas2 gene encoding CRISPR-associated endonuclease Cas2, whose protein sequence is MFVLVTYDVNTETPEGRRRLRQVARICKNYGVRVQNSVFECVVDSVQLMELKFKIGEVINSETDSVRYYNLGKQGRDHVEHVGAKPGLNVDDTLIF, encoded by the coding sequence ATGTTTGTTTTGGTTACGTATGATGTGAATACGGAGACGCCGGAGGGAAGACGCCGGCTTCGCCAGGTGGCACGGATCTGTAAAAATTACGGGGTCAGGGTTCAGAATTCGGTGTTTGAGTGTGTGGTGGATTCAGTGCAGCTGATGGAGCTGAAGTTCAAGATAGGAGAGGTTATTAATTCTGAGACGGATAGTGTTAGATATTATAATCTCGGAAAGCAGGGAAGGGATCATGTTGAGCATGTGGGCGCAAAGCCGGGTTTGAATGTGGATGATACGCTGATTTTTTGA
- the cas1c gene encoding type I-C CRISPR-associated endonuclease Cas1c produces MRKLRNVLYVTNLKSYLSRDGESIVVSVENQEHARVPIHNLEGVVCFGFMGASPGMMALCTENDVSMCFVSPYGKFMARVGGKVSGNVLLRKRQYAVSDDEEASKKIAAYCILGKLMNCRTVLQRFSRDYPDLVSGEFEQNFKRLSEGILQIRAGTCGSLNELRGFEGILSKYYFDSFNDLILSTEPEFSFENRSRRPPLDRVNALLSFSYTLIAADCASALESVGLDPQVGFLHRVRPGRPSLALDLMEEFRPYLGDRFVLSLINNRVVKADDFAVKENGAVLLTDDARKTVLQAWQKRKKEEVMHGYLEEKMPVGLLPYSQAMLLARFLRGDIDGYPPFVVR; encoded by the coding sequence ATGAGAAAACTGCGTAATGTTTTGTATGTGACAAATCTCAAGTCCTATCTTTCGCGGGACGGGGAAAGTATCGTTGTATCCGTTGAAAATCAGGAACACGCCAGAGTCCCGATCCATAATCTGGAAGGAGTCGTTTGTTTCGGGTTCATGGGGGCAAGTCCCGGGATGATGGCGCTCTGTACGGAAAATGATGTGAGTATGTGTTTTGTTTCGCCTTATGGAAAATTTATGGCACGGGTTGGCGGCAAGGTGTCGGGAAATGTGCTGCTCCGGAAACGTCAGTACGCCGTTTCGGATGATGAGGAAGCATCGAAAAAGATCGCGGCATACTGTATTCTCGGGAAACTGATGAACTGCCGGACGGTCCTTCAGCGGTTTTCACGCGATTATCCGGATTTGGTATCGGGGGAGTTCGAGCAGAATTTCAAACGGCTGTCTGAGGGAATCCTCCAAATCCGAGCCGGAACGTGTGGTTCGCTGAATGAGCTGAGAGGCTTTGAGGGGATCCTGTCTAAGTATTATTTTGACAGTTTCAATGATCTGATCCTGTCGACGGAACCGGAGTTCTCGTTTGAAAACAGGTCAAGGCGTCCGCCTCTGGATCGGGTGAATGCATTGCTTTCATTTTCCTATACGCTGATCGCGGCTGATTGTGCGTCTGCTCTGGAGTCGGTTGGTCTCGATCCGCAGGTCGGTTTTCTGCACCGGGTCCGGCCTGGAAGACCAAGTCTGGCTCTCGATCTGATGGAGGAGTTTCGCCCGTATCTTGGCGACCGGTTTGTGCTGAGTCTCATCAATAATCGGGTGGTGAAAGCCGATGATTTCGCGGTGAAGGAGAACGGAGCGGTTTTGCTGACGGATGATGCTCGAAAGACCGTTCTGCAGGCATGGCAGAAGCGAAAGAAGGAGGAGGTGATGCACGGGTATCTGGAGGAGAAGATGCCGGTGGGTCTTTTGCCGTATTCCCAGGCGATGCTTCTCGCCCGTTTTCTCCGGGGAGATATCGACGGGTATCCGCCGTTTGTGGTGAGGTGA
- a CDS encoding type I-C CRISPR-associated protein Cas8c/Csd1, with translation MILTALSELYDNLVLDPRSGVAQPNYSSVPCSYAVELSQHGDFNGIITLVENKQRVMMSVPEQTGRSGKNPLPYFLCDNAKYLLGFEYDKKEKKTDSHGRTFAQCV, from the coding sequence ATGATCCTCACGGCCCTGTCCGAGTTATACGACAATCTCGTGCTGGATCCAAGATCGGGAGTCGCTCAGCCGAACTACTCGAGTGTGCCGTGCTCGTATGCGGTAGAATTGTCCCAACATGGAGATTTTAACGGCATTATCACCTTAGTTGAGAATAAACAGCGCGTAATGATGAGCGTCCCGGAACAAACCGGCCGCTCCGGAAAAAATCCCCTGCCCTATTTCCTCTGTGATAATGCGAAGTACCTCCTTGGTTTCGAGTATGACAAAAAGGAGAAAAAAACTGATTCCCACGGCCGAACGTTTGCGCAGTGCGTATGA
- the cas7c gene encoding type I-C CRISPR-associated protein Cas7/Csd2, with product MAIENRYEFVMLFDVENGNPNGDPDAGNMPRIDPETSYGIVTDVCIKRKIRDYVATVKEEEPGFQIYVRDGAVLNAQHELAYKNYEMKPEEKKLPKDEADAKKITGFMCENFYDIRTFGAVMTTKVNCGQVRGPVQINFARSIDPIVPQEITITRVAVTSKEDAEKKEHEMGRKHIVPYALYRVEGYISANLAQKVTGFDDTDLDLLWESLINLFEHDHSAARGKMATRKLFVFKHDSALGCAPSHVRSIRSP from the coding sequence ATGGCAATTGAAAACAGATATGAATTTGTAATGTTGTTTGATGTGGAAAACGGTAACCCGAACGGCGACCCGGATGCAGGAAATATGCCCAGGATCGATCCAGAGACGAGTTACGGCATCGTGACGGATGTGTGCATCAAGAGAAAGATTCGGGATTACGTGGCTACGGTTAAAGAGGAGGAACCGGGTTTCCAGATCTATGTTCGCGACGGAGCTGTTTTGAATGCTCAGCACGAGCTTGCCTACAAGAACTACGAAATGAAGCCAGAAGAGAAGAAACTGCCGAAAGATGAGGCGGATGCAAAAAAGATCACGGGATTCATGTGTGAGAACTTCTACGATATCCGGACGTTTGGAGCAGTGATGACAACAAAAGTGAACTGCGGACAGGTCAGGGGTCCGGTCCAAATCAATTTCGCCCGAAGTATCGATCCGATCGTTCCTCAGGAGATCACGATCACCCGTGTTGCGGTGACAAGTAAAGAGGATGCGGAGAAGAAGGAGCATGAAATGGGAAGAAAACACATCGTGCCGTATGCCTTGTACCGTGTTGAGGGATATATTTCCGCAAATCTCGCACAGAAGGTCACCGGTTTCGATGATACGGATCTTGATCTGCTCTGGGAATCTTTGATCAATCTGTTCGAACACGATCACTCGGCAGCACGCGGTAAGATGGCAACAAGAAAGTTGTTCGTGTTCAAACACGACTCGGCTCTCGGCTGTGCTCCATCCCATGTGCGTTCGATCAGATCTCCGTGA
- the lysA gene encoding diaminopimelate decarboxylase: MNLPESLSVSGGHLFCGGADCVSLAEKFGTPLYVTNENHVTGNFRRYEAALKKYTNNVQLLYAAKANENPVIIQSLAREGAGADIFSLGEMRAALEAGIPAGILLFNGSSKTEEDLRAAIEKDIMISVDSVDELRQIDAITKELKKTAKIGFRVNPAIEVPTHPKIATGIKNSKFGIPAEMILEAYREALSMEYVVPVGMHCHIGSQILEVEPFAIACGVIMKVAGEVTKIGVKLEFIDFGGGLGIPYHREGTVDKAPTPEEYAAAVMPVFLEGCKKAGISPAFWVEPGRWMVGESTILLTRVNSVKKVHKTFVNVDAGFNLLIRPAMYDSWHEVVVANKADQPADGTYTITGPICETGDIFGSDRALPSVVAGDLIAVLDAGAYGYSMSSQYNSRPRCPEVLVNGDKAELMRRAETYEEMTGCVVTPSWHRK; encoded by the coding sequence ATGAACCTTCCCGAATCACTCTCAGTTAGCGGCGGTCACCTTTTCTGCGGGGGCGCGGACTGCGTCTCACTTGCGGAAAAGTTCGGGACTCCGCTCTATGTCACGAACGAGAATCACGTGACCGGAAACTTCAGACGCTATGAGGCGGCACTGAAGAAGTACACAAACAACGTTCAGCTTCTCTACGCCGCAAAGGCAAACGAGAACCCCGTGATCATCCAGTCGCTTGCACGCGAAGGTGCCGGCGCAGACATCTTCTCGCTTGGAGAGATGCGTGCCGCACTTGAAGCCGGAATCCCTGCCGGGATCCTTCTCTTTAACGGCAGTTCGAAGACCGAAGAGGACCTTCGCGCAGCCATCGAAAAAGACATCATGATCTCCGTCGACTCGGTCGACGAGCTTCGTCAGATCGATGCGATCACAAAAGAACTCAAGAAGACCGCGAAGATCGGATTCCGTGTCAATCCGGCAATCGAAGTGCCGACCCACCCGAAGATCGCCACCGGTATCAAAAACAGCAAGTTCGGCATCCCAGCCGAGATGATCCTGGAAGCATACCGCGAAGCCCTTTCGATGGAATATGTCGTTCCGGTCGGCATGCACTGTCACATCGGTTCCCAGATCCTTGAAGTCGAGCCTTTCGCGATCGCCTGCGGCGTTATCATGAAAGTGGCCGGCGAAGTCACCAAGATCGGCGTCAAGCTCGAGTTCATCGACTTCGGCGGAGGACTCGGTATCCCGTACCACCGCGAAGGAACCGTCGACAAAGCACCGACACCCGAGGAGTATGCGGCTGCCGTTATGCCCGTATTCCTTGAAGGATGCAAAAAGGCCGGCATCTCACCCGCATTCTGGGTCGAACCCGGAAGATGGATGGTCGGCGAGTCGACGATCCTTTTAACACGCGTCAACTCCGTGAAGAAGGTTCACAAGACCTTTGTGAACGTCGATGCAGGATTCAACCTCCTGATCCGTCCGGCGATGTATGACTCATGGCACGAGGTCGTTGTAGCCAACAAGGCAGACCAGCCTGCAGACGGAACCTACACGATCACCGGCCCCATCTGTGAGACCGGAGATATCTTCGGATCCGACCGGGCTCTGCCTTCGGTCGTTGCCGGCGATCTTATCGCGGTCTTGGATGCAGGAGCATACGGTTACTCGATGTCTTCCCAGTACAACTCGCGTCCCCGATGCCCCGAGGTCTTAGTGAACGGCGACAAGGCAGAACTTATGCGCCGTGCCGAGACCTACGAGGAAATGACCGGCTGCGTAGTCACTCCTTCCTGGCACAGAAAATAA